The Pirellulales bacterium DNA window TGGTGGTACGCAAACCGGCGCCGCGGTGCTGTTCAACCAAAGTATTTTGAACCTCAGCGGCGGACTGCTCGCGTCGTCCGTCGAAACGTTCGTGCTCTTGGACTCCTCGGTGCTGAACGTGTACGGCTATGGCCTGACACTCACCAGCTTCGGCGGTCCGTACTATCAACTCCAAGGCACCTTGGCCGACGGGACCCCGATCGGCGAATATCAGGGGCTCACGCTGCTCCAGCCCGGTGCCACGGTGAACCTGATCACGGTTCCCGAGCCGGGCAGCGCGGTTTTGGCCGCCATCGGCGGCCTGGGGTTGTTGATGGCCGAGCGCCGGCGGCGCAGTCGCCCGCGGTCCGTCCGCTAGCTGGATCGGGCCCCCGGACGAGCGTGATGTGCCTCGAATCGCACTTCGAGCCGGGGCACACCCCTTTTTTTGCGGCCTGTCAAGCGAGAACTTCCACGAATCCCGGAATCTGTCCTAGGCATTGCTCGGCCAGCGGCTATAGTTGATGCCATCGGTTTGACGACGTTCGAGCGGTTCTACTAACATCCGCCGTTTCATTCGCCTTGCCGCCTGGCAGGCCACCATATTTGGCCACTTCCGCCGCGACCCGGAAGCATGTTTGGTCGAGTGCATTGCCTGGAGTAGGTCATCGTGGGAATGAAGCTGTATGTCGGTAATCTGAGCTATGACGTCGATAACGCACGACTGGAGGAGCTGTTCGCTCCCTTCGGCTCGGTGCGTAGCGCGCAGGTGATCCAAGATCGCGACACCGGACGAAGCAAGGGCTTCGGCTTTGTCGAGATGGACGACACCAACGCAGCTCAGGCAGCGATCGCTGAATTGAATCAGAAGCAAGTGGGCGGGCGGCCGTTGACCGTCAACGAAGCCAAGCCGCGCGAAGATCGTGGCGGCGGCGGCGGTGGTGGCGCGCGTCGTGGCAACTACGGCCGACGCTAAGCTGACCGGCGCTAGGCTGGTCTGCGCGAAGCTGCGGCCGGCGCGAAACAAAACGCGATTGCAACAAAGGCCGCTGGCGCGATGAGCGCCGGTGGCCTTTCTGTTGGTGCGCCCCGACCTGGGGCCGCCTACAAAAAATCAGCCCAGCGAACCGAGGGCTCGCTGGGCTGAAGGGGTATCGATCCGCAAACCGAATGTACGGCTTTACTTCTTCGCCGTGTCGTTCGCCTTGGTCTTCGTGCTCGGCTTGGCCGTGCCGACCAGCTTGGCAAGCTCCTGCAACAGGCCCGTGGCTTCCGGCGGGAAGGCGTTCGTTTCCTTGCTCCAGAAGTTCACGCTGGCCGGGCGGCCACCCAACGTGATCGGTACGTGGTAGCTCGAACGCACGACGTCGGCCATCCGGGCCAGGTCGGGCGGCTGCGCGCCGGTCAGGTCGGGAATCATCGTCGGTTCGGGGCTCGCGGCGAACATGTTGAACGCCGTCTCCTCGAGGTCGAATTCCTCGCCCGAGGTGCCCAACTGGTACTCGAACACCGGCGGCTGCGCCACCGCGGCCACGCGGACGAGGTTTTCCTCGACCACTGTGACGCAGATGCGATCGATCTGCGGGACCTCGCGCTGCAGGCGGTTGAGGAACTTCATGCAGTCGATATCCGAGTTGGCCGCGCCGGCCGCGGCTTTCTTCAGCAGGCCGCTCACCTTGGGTTGCTGTTTCTGAACCTCGGCCAGGAACCGGGCCGTGCGCGACTGGCCCGCGGGCAGTTGCGACGGATCGACGTCGGTCGATTGCGAGAACCAGCCGATCATCATCTCTTCCCAGGTCTGATCGCCCCAGCGGACGTCTTGCGTGGGATCGGGATTGGCCAGGTTGTCTTCCGAGTTGTCGAACGTGGCATAGCACTCCAGCGTGCTGCCGGCGGGGGCCAAGAGCGGCTCCTTGAGCATGTAGATCACTTGCCAGTTGAAGTCGTACCGCGGCACGCTCAACAGCGTCTCGACGTGGCCGTCGGGGTAGCGCAGGTCGTACTTGAACGACTTGCCGCGCAAGTGCATGTGCGGCGCGAAGGTCAGCAGCAGCGTGTCCTGCTTGAAGCTGTGCTGCGCCTCGACGGGATGCTCGTTCGCTCCGGCCGGGATCTTGAAACCGAAGTTGATCGCCATGTTCATGGCAACGTTGTGCTTGATCTCGCCCGGCTTGGCCCAGCGGAAGCCGACGGCGCTGCGGTCTTCGACCTCGCGGCCACAGGCCGTGTAGTGCATCTGGAAGACCAGCCGCGTGCCGGCCTTCAGATGCGTGCCCATGTCGTCCTTGTACATCCATGGCGGCGTCCCCGGCGCGGCACCGGCGATCAGCTCGACGCCGCCGGCACCGGGATTAAAACCGTCTTCCCGATCGCGGCGGGCACCGCCCTCGGAGCCGGCCTGGAAATCGGGCACGTCGATCCCCGGCGGTACGGCGAACACGAAGATGTGGTGCACGACCTCGCGATTGCCGAGCAGGCATTCCGAGCCCTTGATCCAGCGGTCTTCCTTCCAGCCCGGATCGACCAGGAAGTATTGGTAGTCGATCGTCCCTTCGGCCTGCACCTTGTAGGGCTTGTCGCTCATGTAAATGACTTCGTCCGGCTCGCCCATCTGCCAGCCTTCCGCATATTCGATCGGCTCGGGCAGTTGGCCAGGGTCGCCCTCAGGAGCGCCGTTGGCGACCCAGGCAAACAGCGTCTCTTTGTCTTCCGGCGACATGCTGCGGTCGTTCTGGAAGTGGCCGAACCGCGTGTCGGCGTGCCACGGCGGCATGCGGCCGTCGCGTACCACCTCGGCGATCATGTCGGCCCAGCCGGCGACCTCGCTGTAGTCGGTCAGCGAGAACGGCGCAATCTGGCCCGCGCGGTGGCATTCGACGCAGTTCTTCTGCAGGATGCGGGCCACCTGGTTGCTATAGGTGATTTCGCTGTCGGCCTTCACCTCGCGCACCCGGCCGATCAAGCAACCGGCCGTCTCGGTCGAGGCGAGCGCCACGGGCTTGCCGGCGAGCACCTGTTCGATCGCGTCGGCCAGATACCGTACGCGGACCTTCGGCTGCGCATAACCGCTGCCGACCGTCAGGCCGTATTGATCGTCGATGCGACCCGAGTAGCGCACGACGCGATTGGCATCGAGCAGGAAGACCTCGGGCGTGCGCTGCGCCCCGATGGCGTCGGCCACCGTGTTGCCCGTGTCTTTCAGGATCGGGAACTTGAGCTTGAAGCGGCGGGCAAAGGCGCCGATCTCGGTGATCGAATCCTGCCGGTTCGACATGATTCCGACCATGGCCACGCCTTGCTTGGCGTATGTGTCTGCCAGCTCTTGCAGCCGGGGGGCATACAACTTGGCCAACGGGCACTCGGTGCCGAGGAACACGAGCACCACGGCCTTCTTGTCGGCCAGGTCGGACAATTGATGGTCTTGGCCGTAGAAGTCCTGCAGTTTGAAATTCGCTACGGACTTGCCCACCGTTTCGCTCGCCAGTCCGGCGGCCAACGCGGGTGCCTGCATGGTCGCCATCGCGGCGGCCAGCGTCAGGCACGGGAGCAGCAATCGGCTACGCATAAGTCACCTCAAGGATCATTTCAATGCCCTGGTTTCGGGCGAAAACTGGAGTTTCGGTCAGGGGCTAGTTCGGCCGGCGGGACATTTTCTTGCTTTGCTTCCGGCGGTCTCGTTGGTCGCTCCGGCTTCCGGTAGTTGCCCGCCCGACGGTCCCGGGGGACAGCTCTCCTCGGGACAGTTCGCCGGGGCCGGCGGTTCGGCCCGGTTGTTCGGGGGCTAATCGTCTGCTGCCTCGGCGAACCGGCCAGAATTATCCAGACCACAGTTACCGAGGTATGTCACAAACATCCGCACCAGCTCGTCCGGCAGCTTCGGGTTGTCGAGGTGCAGACCCCGGGTGTTCATCCCGGGCAACAACGTCAACGTGTCGAGCGTGGCGAGCACCAATTGCAGGCCCATTTCGACGGCCACCTCGGGCTCGGGATGATGAATCTCCTCACGCCGAGCCAACAGCAACTCGCGCACCCGATCGAACAGATGGCTGTGCATGGGCAGCCAGCGCTGGGCAAACTGAGGGTCGGTGCCGCTGCGAAGAATGAACATCCGAAACAAGCTGCTGCGTTGGCGATAGACCTCGACCAGAAACGGGACGGTTTCGGCCAGAATTTCGCGGATCGTGCTGGTGGCCCAACGCTGGCCGTCGAGCACGTCGCTGGCCGTGGCCTGGGCAGCTTCGCAAAAACGTTCGTGCAGGCAAAACAGCACGGCGTCCTTGTCTTTGAACCGCAGATAAAAGGCCCCGACCGACGAATTGGCCTTGCGCACCAGTTCGGCAATCGTCGTTTGTTCGAAGCCCTTACTGGCAAATAGCTCTTCAGCGGCGTCCAGGAGCCGTTCAAGGCTTTCCTGGCTACGCGACTGCCGGGGCGGATGCACCCAGTGGAGCTGGTGCGTAGTGAGAGCTTGACTCATCGCCGCATCGGGACCGCGTAACTGCTGGTCGCGCCGAAGTTTGTGAGAATAGAATAAGAATTCTTGTTCTCAATTTATCGGCGACCGTAAACGGAGTCAAGCAAAGAATTTGTGAGAATTCAAAGAGAGTTCGTGTTCATTATCACTAATCTCGCCAAGATCCTGCCTGGTTTGCCCATCCGTCTTGGTCGAAGGACAAGGATCGGCCCTCAGGCCACGACGTTCAGCTCGACCAGGCTGGAACATCCCACGGCGCCGCCGGCGGCATACCGCACCTGTACGAATTTCTTCGGCCGGCCGGTTAGTCCCCGGATGCTTCGCTGAGCGACTGCCACATAGACGGCCAGCTCTTCACGGGCAGAGCTGCTGCGGAGCAGCAGGTGGGTGCGGACTTGCAGGAGTTGCACGACCAAGGATTCGAGCGTCATGCCGAGCGAACCGGCCCGGGCCGCCGCGGCGAGCTGAGCGGCCAATGGACCGATGGCCCGACCGTTGGCGGCGACGGCCTGTCGCAATCGAGCCGCAACCATCATGCCTCCGATCGAGGCGGTGATGGGCGGCGCGAGTGCGTCGGCCGCCGTACCGGCCACGGCTGCCTCGTCCGCACCTGCGTCGAGAAGCTCTTCGGCCAAGGTCGTCGCGGCCCGTTCCAGCCAGCGGCGGCGTGTCGATGCGTCGGGTTCAAACACGTCGAGTAGCGCATCGATTGCCTCGATGGTTGCCTGGCGGCGAACGGCAAAGCCGGCCGCGCCGGCCACGGCGATGAACTGTCCCGCCAGATGTGTTTCGAGCTGAAAGAAGCTTTCGACCGCCACGGTCAGGGAACTTGCCGCGGCGCGGTCGATGCGCACCGCGGTCGTGGTGCTGCGTCCTCGGAGGACGAAAACCGAGTTGGTTGACGGGCGGCGGGCGAGGCTGGATTTCGTGGCGATCATCGTGCGGCTCCGGCGGTGGGCAAACGGCCAGCCCGGGCTGTGAGTGGCCCGAGCTGGCCAGGAGACTTTGCGGCAGCCCCGTGCTGCCGCTACCGCAGGAGGCGAAAAACGGGCGGGTGTGTTACACCCCCCGGCCCGCTGCGCGACGTCCGGCCGGCATAATCAGCAGACGGGTTACCAGCCACGCGACGAGGGCCACGTAGATCCCGTTGCGGGCGACGAGCGCGGTTCGCGGAATCCAATGAAACGCCCTGACCAGGTTGTAGGGTTGTGCCACGGCCTTGCCGCCCCAGCGGTATGCCTCGTCAAGGTGGTAAGGGAACACAAAGGTGGTCAACGCGGCTACGGCCAAGGCGGCAGTGAGCAGAGCCAGGTAGCGCCGCAGGTCGCGCAGCTCGACGCCCACGAGCACCAGCACGCCGAGCCCCCAGACGAAATACTGCGGCGACAACACGTGGGCCACGCAGAGCAGGGCAGCTGGGGCCAGCGCCGCCGCGCGAAACGCCAAGGGCTCGCCGAATGCGGCGCGCCGCCACCAGGCCCAAGCGATCGCCAGGCCGAATCCGGCATAGGTGCAGACCGTCGCCGCCAGGCGTACCGCCGGCACCACGGGCCCTGCGAGATGCCAGGCGCTGATTTCATAGACGGGCCGTAGCTCGACTCCCAACGGGTAGACCAGCATCAACAGCGACGCATAGGTCGACTCGAGCTGTAGCGACCGGCCGCCGTGTCGCGCGAGGAAGAGCAGCACGTCGCTGCCGGACGTCGGCACATAGACGGCGAAGGGCAGTCCCGCGGCCAACGCGACGATCGACGCCCCCCAGGCCAGGTCGCTTGCGCGGCGCCGCGTTTGCCACACACCGATCAGCAGAAACGGCACCATCACGGCCGTGACGAGCTTCACGGCGACGCCGAATCCCACGGCGGCCAGCCCCAGGCAAGTCCAGGCGTCGAGCGGTCGCGTCGCGTCGCGCCGCGTCCAACACCAGGCCCACAAGCACACGCAGGCCCAAACGCCCAGGTCGGTCTTGTCATAGAGCACATGCGCGAGCGCGAAGGAGCACAACGTGAATCCCCAGACGCCGCAGGCCGCCAGAGCGGGGTTCAGCCGCCGCAGCGCGGCCGCCAACAGCGCGAAGCTCGCCAGGTCGATGGCCGCCATCATCAGCCGAAACCGCGCGTAATAGCCGCGCAACACCTGCTGGTGCGTGGCCTCGGTCCAGGGCCGCGGGTCGATAACCCGAGGCAGCGCCATCAGCCACCACGCGCCAGGCGGATAGCCCAACTCGACCTTGCCGGCACTTTCGGGGCCATAGATGGGCCGGTGCAGATCGATGACCTGCACGGCTTTGGTGAAGTAGAACTCGACATCCGACATCTGCGGCTGAAAGAACAGCGTGATGTAGACGCGGCTCAGAACAAACGCCGCCACGCCGAACCAGAACAGTTCGCGATCGAGGCCGCCCGCCGCATCGGCCGGCGACCGATGCGTTGCCGTAGCGACCGCGGCATCTTCGCCAGACGCATCGGCCACGGCGGACGTCTCCCTGCGCGGCTCTAGCGAATGTTCATATCGCAGCTCATGCCGCCGGCCGCGGGCAGGTACCCGCTGCGCACGTAGTCCATCACCATGCGGTGCGCGCTGAAGCGCCAGGCCAGCGAGGCGATCGAATTCATCATTCGCTTGATCCAATGCCGCGGCAGACCATCGACGTCGCGATCGTAGTACAACGGCACGACCTCTTCTTCCAGCGCGCGGTACAGGTATCCGGCGTCGCGGGCATCGCTGATCTCGTCGGACACATGGCTGGTACCGCGGCCGATTGAGAAGCCGTTGGTGCCGTCGTACGCCTCGGCCCACCAGCCGTCGAGCACCGACAGGTTCAATCCGCCGTTGAGCACGACCTTCTGGCCGCTGGTGCCCGACGCTTCGAGCGGCCGGCGCGGGTTGTTCAGCCAGACGTCAACGCCTTGGATCATGTGGCGACAGACGTTCACATCGTAGTCTTCCACGAACGCGATCCGATTGGCAAACCGGCCGTCGTGACGGAGGTTCGCGATCCGCTTGATCAACTGCTTGCCGGGCTCGTCGGCGGGGTGCGCCTTGCCGGCGAAAATGATCTGGATCGGCTGCTCGGGGTCGCTGATCATCGCGTACAGCCGTTCGACGTCGGTCAGCAACAGATCGGCCCGCTTGTACGTGGCGAACCGGCGGGCAAAGCCGATCGTCAGCACGTTCGGGTCGAGCAAGTTGCGCGACGCTTCGACGACTTCATCCGGCTCGCCGCGCCGGCGGCACTGCCGGCTGAGCCGGCGCCGCACGAAGGTGATCAGCAGGTTCTTGAGCGCGTAGTGCGTTTCCCACAATTCGCCCGGGTCGACCTGGTGCATGTTCTGCCAGACGTCGGGCTCGCCCATCCGGTCCATCCAATCGACCGGAAAATTGCGATCGTAGAGCTGCTGCATCTGCCAGGCGAGCCAGGTGGGGATGTGCACGCCGTTAGTGATGTGGCCGATGGGGATTTCTTCCTCGACGCGCCAAGGCCACAGGTGGGCCCACATCCGCCGCGAGACGTGTCCGTGCAGCGCGCTGACGGCGTTGGCCCGCCGCGACATCTTCAGTCCCAGCACCGTCATGCAGAACGACTCGTGCGGGTTCTGCGGTTCGACGCGGCCCAGGCCCATCAATTGGTCGAACGAGATGCCCAGCGAGTCGCGCAAGGGGCCCAGGTGTTCCTCGATCAGGCCTCCGTCGAAGCGGTCGTGACCGGCGGGCACCGGCGTGTGCGTGGTGAAGACCGCGCGTTGGGCCACTTCGCGCAGCCCTTCGTCGAAATTCAGGCCGTCGTGCTCCATCCGTTCGCGCACGGCTTCCAGCGTGGCAAAAGCGCTGTGACCTTCGTTGAGGTGGTAGACGCCCGGGGTGATGTCGAGCGCTCGGAGCGCCTTGACGCCGCCCACGCCGAGCACGAGCTCCTGGCGGATACGCGTGCGATGGTCGCCACCGTAGAGCCGGCTGGTCAGCTCGCGGTCCTGGGGACTGTTGCCGTCGACGTCGCAATCGAGCAGGTACAACCGCACCCGGCCCACGCGCATCAACCACACCTTGGCGTGAAGCGGGCCCGTGCGGGTTTCGATCCGCACGCTGATCGGCTTGCCGTCGGTGCCGCAGGCCGGCTCCATCGGCACGCTCTCGACTTTTGTATCGAGGTATTCCTCGATCTGGTAGCCGTCGTTATCGAGCCGCTGCTTGAAATAGCCCTGGTCGTAGAACAACCCAATCGCCACGAGCGGCACACCGAGGTCGCTGGCGCTTTTGATGTGGTCGCCCGATAGCACACCCAAGCCGCCCGAATAGATCGGCACCGATTCGTGCAGGCCGAACTCGGCCGAGAAATATGCGACCGGCTTCGACCCCAGCACGCCGGCGTGCGTCGCGGCCCAGGTCTGCGGCCCGGCGGCAATGTATTCCTTCAGTCGCCGGTAGGCATAGTTGATGCGGCTGTACAGCACCAACTCGGCAGCACGCATCTCCAGCCGTTCGGGAGTGAATTCGGCCAGCAGCGCGATCGGGTTGTGATCCAATTGGCGCCAGCGAATCGGATCGAGATCGCGGAACAGGTTGGTCACCTCCGGGTGCCAGGACCACCACAAGTTGCGGGCCAGGGCCACGCACTTCTCGTAGAGGGTCTCGGCGGACAGCCCGGTGATCTTGGGCACTTGCACCTGCTCGACGGCGGTTTTGATCTGGCTCATTGCATCCGTACTAGAGAGAGTGCGCCCCGGGTGCGGCCGAGTCGCAGCGGCCCATGATATCGCAATTTGGGGAAAGTATAGCGGGCGGCGGCGCCGGAGCGAACAGCGGTCGCCCACGGGGCGAAGGGCCCTGGTTTGCCCGAGTGTATTCTGCCGCAGTGGTTTGCCGCGCCGGCGCGGCTACCGTAACTTGACGGGGGTCCCTTCGCCGCGACGCTTGCGAGTGTTTCCGCCATGCTCGACGAACCCGCCTCGGCCCTGTCGCCGGTTGGCGAGGCCCGCCAGGTGCGCTCGCCGGACGATCCTGCGCTGGCGCAGCTTTGCCTCGAGTTAGCTGCGGCTGCCGAAGCCCTGTACGCTTCCGGGGCTTGGCCCGCGATGCAGTTGCAGCGCTGCGCCGCCTACGGCGTGCACGGCTGGTTCCTCC harbors:
- the glgP gene encoding alpha-glucan family phosphorylase; the encoded protein is MSQIKTAVEQVQVPKITGLSAETLYEKCVALARNLWWSWHPEVTNLFRDLDPIRWRQLDHNPIALLAEFTPERLEMRAAELVLYSRINYAYRRLKEYIAAGPQTWAATHAGVLGSKPVAYFSAEFGLHESVPIYSGGLGVLSGDHIKSASDLGVPLVAIGLFYDQGYFKQRLDNDGYQIEEYLDTKVESVPMEPACGTDGKPISVRIETRTGPLHAKVWLMRVGRVRLYLLDCDVDGNSPQDRELTSRLYGGDHRTRIRQELVLGVGGVKALRALDITPGVYHLNEGHSAFATLEAVRERMEHDGLNFDEGLREVAQRAVFTTHTPVPAGHDRFDGGLIEEHLGPLRDSLGISFDQLMGLGRVEPQNPHESFCMTVLGLKMSRRANAVSALHGHVSRRMWAHLWPWRVEEEIPIGHITNGVHIPTWLAWQMQQLYDRNFPVDWMDRMGEPDVWQNMHQVDPGELWETHYALKNLLITFVRRRLSRQCRRRGEPDEVVEASRNLLDPNVLTIGFARRFATYKRADLLLTDVERLYAMISDPEQPIQIIFAGKAHPADEPGKQLIKRIANLRHDGRFANRIAFVEDYDVNVCRHMIQGVDVWLNNPRRPLEASGTSGQKVVLNGGLNLSVLDGWWAEAYDGTNGFSIGRGTSHVSDEISDARDAGYLYRALEEEVVPLYYDRDVDGLPRHWIKRMMNSIASLAWRFSAHRMVMDYVRSGYLPAAGGMSCDMNIR
- a CDS encoding RNA-binding protein translates to MGMKLYVGNLSYDVDNARLEELFAPFGSVRSAQVIQDRDTGRSKGFGFVEMDDTNAAQAAIAELNQKQVGGRPLTVNEAKPREDRGGGGGGGARRGNYGRR
- a CDS encoding redoxin domain-containing protein, whose amino-acid sequence is MRSRLLLPCLTLAAAMATMQAPALAAGLASETVGKSVANFKLQDFYGQDHQLSDLADKKAVVLVFLGTECPLAKLYAPRLQELADTYAKQGVAMVGIMSNRQDSITEIGAFARRFKLKFPILKDTGNTVADAIGAQRTPEVFLLDANRVVRYSGRIDDQYGLTVGSGYAQPKVRVRYLADAIEQVLAGKPVALASTETAGCLIGRVREVKADSEITYSNQVARILQKNCVECHRAGQIAPFSLTDYSEVAGWADMIAEVVRDGRMPPWHADTRFGHFQNDRSMSPEDKETLFAWVANGAPEGDPGQLPEPIEYAEGWQMGEPDEVIYMSDKPYKVQAEGTIDYQYFLVDPGWKEDRWIKGSECLLGNREVVHHIFVFAVPPGIDVPDFQAGSEGGARRDREDGFNPGAGGVELIAGAAPGTPPWMYKDDMGTHLKAGTRLVFQMHYTACGREVEDRSAVGFRWAKPGEIKHNVAMNMAINFGFKIPAGANEHPVEAQHSFKQDTLLLTFAPHMHLRGKSFKYDLRYPDGHVETLLSVPRYDFNWQVIYMLKEPLLAPAGSTLECYATFDNSEDNLANPDPTQDVRWGDQTWEEMMIGWFSQSTDVDPSQLPAGQSRTARFLAEVQKQQPKVSGLLKKAAAGAANSDIDCMKFLNRLQREVPQIDRICVTVVEENLVRVAAVAQPPVFEYQLGTSGEEFDLEETAFNMFAASPEPTMIPDLTGAQPPDLARMADVVRSSYHVPITLGGRPASVNFWSKETNAFPPEATGLLQELAKLVGTAKPSTKTKANDTAKK
- a CDS encoding TetR/AcrR family transcriptional regulator, whose protein sequence is MSQALTTHQLHWVHPPRQSRSQESLERLLDAAEELFASKGFEQTTIAELVRKANSSVGAFYLRFKDKDAVLFCLHERFCEAAQATASDVLDGQRWATSTIREILAETVPFLVEVYRQRSSLFRMFILRSGTDPQFAQRWLPMHSHLFDRVRELLLARREEIHHPEPEVAVEMGLQLVLATLDTLTLLPGMNTRGLHLDNPKLPDELVRMFVTYLGNCGLDNSGRFAEAADD